Proteins from a single region of Candidatus Eremiobacterota bacterium:
- the rpoD gene encoding RNA polymerase sigma factor RpoD has product MARTKKPNAVPTAETPPLSLDEQIKKLLAAGKKRGSLTYEEINAVFDTAEEVAPERMDDLLEEIASLGIEIVEEQSKDEKPADREETEDEVIPPGLALDDPVRMYLKEIGRVPLLSMEDERRLAMAIEAGEKEALKNGTADNAVVFGGEDAKRKLTEANLRLVVSIAKKYVGRGMLFLDLIQEGNLGLIRAVEKFDYRKGYKFSTYATWWIRQAITRALADQARTIRIPVHMVETINRLIKISRQLLQELGRDPTVEEIANEMGLTPEKVREVIKISQEPISLETPIGEEEDSHLGDFIEDQEAVAPAEAASVMLLKEKMQDVLKNLTERERKVLVLRFGLEDGHQRTLEEVGQEFGVTRERIRQIEAKALRKLRHPSRGKALKDYWSNE; this is encoded by the coding sequence ATGGCCCGCACGAAGAAACCGAACGCCGTCCCGACCGCCGAAACGCCGCCGCTCTCGCTCGACGAACAGATCAAGAAGCTGCTCGCCGCCGGGAAGAAGCGCGGTTCGCTCACGTACGAAGAGATCAACGCCGTGTTCGACACGGCCGAAGAGGTCGCGCCCGAGCGCATGGACGACCTGCTCGAGGAGATCGCGTCGCTCGGGATCGAGATCGTCGAAGAGCAGTCGAAGGACGAGAAGCCCGCCGACCGCGAGGAGACCGAAGACGAGGTCATCCCGCCTGGTCTCGCCCTCGACGATCCGGTCCGGATGTATCTCAAGGAGATCGGCCGCGTCCCGCTGCTCTCGATGGAAGACGAGCGGCGTCTGGCGATGGCGATCGAAGCCGGCGAGAAAGAAGCGCTCAAGAACGGGACCGCTGACAACGCCGTCGTCTTCGGCGGCGAGGACGCGAAGCGCAAGCTGACCGAAGCGAACTTGCGGCTCGTGGTCTCGATCGCGAAGAAGTACGTCGGCCGCGGCATGCTCTTCCTCGACCTGATCCAGGAAGGGAACCTCGGGCTGATCCGCGCGGTCGAGAAGTTCGACTACCGCAAGGGCTACAAGTTCTCGACCTACGCGACGTGGTGGATCCGCCAGGCGATCACGCGCGCGCTCGCCGACCAAGCGCGCACGATTCGCATCCCGGTCCACATGGTCGAGACGATCAACCGGCTGATCAAGATCTCGCGCCAGCTGCTGCAAGAGCTGGGCCGCGATCCGACGGTCGAAGAGATCGCCAACGAGATGGGGCTCACCCCGGAGAAGGTCCGCGAGGTCATCAAGATCTCGCAGGAGCCGATCTCGCTGGAAACGCCGATCGGCGAAGAGGAAGATTCGCACCTCGGCGACTTCATCGAGGACCAGGAAGCCGTCGCGCCGGCCGAAGCGGCGTCCGTCATGCTGCTCAAAGAGAAGATGCAAGACGTCCTCAAGAACCTCACCGAGCGCGAGCGCAAGGTGCTGGTCCTGCGCTTCGGCCTAGAGGACGGCCACCAGCGCACGCTCGAGGAAGTCGGCCAGGAGTTCGGCGTCACTCGCGAGCGCATCCGCCAGATCGAGGCCAAGGCGCTGCGCAAGCTGCGCCACCCAAGTCGCGGCAAAGCGCTCAAAGACTACTGGAGCAACGAGTAA
- a CDS encoding DJ-1/PfpI family protein — MMRPRFLAALAASAAGSAILRPGRAGATENPKDVRATMRAGQRLVAVVVTEGATVIDFAGPWEVFEATPLPSRDDQAAFYLYLVGPSMSAVEATGGMQLLPRYTFANAPRPDVVVVGAQRGAPELIPWLQSQAKGGALMMSVCTGAFKLAQAGLFDGKRATTHHDYYDAFEKQFPKVKLVRGPRFVDEGQVVSAGGLTSGMNLALHVVERLHGKKHADNVAAYLEFVRTERPAAETA; from the coding sequence ATGATGCGTCCCCGATTTCTTGCCGCCCTCGCCGCCTCGGCGGCCGGCTCCGCGATCCTGCGGCCCGGCCGCGCCGGCGCGACCGAGAACCCAAAGGACGTGCGCGCGACGATGCGCGCCGGCCAGCGACTCGTCGCCGTCGTGGTCACCGAGGGCGCGACGGTGATCGACTTCGCCGGCCCGTGGGAAGTCTTCGAAGCTACGCCGCTCCCGAGCCGCGACGACCAAGCCGCGTTCTACCTGTACCTCGTGGGTCCGTCGATGAGCGCGGTCGAAGCGACCGGCGGGATGCAGCTCCTGCCGCGCTACACCTTCGCGAACGCGCCGCGCCCCGACGTCGTCGTGGTCGGCGCGCAGCGCGGTGCGCCGGAGCTGATCCCGTGGCTGCAGTCGCAGGCGAAGGGCGGCGCGCTGATGATGTCGGTCTGCACGGGCGCGTTCAAGCTCGCGCAGGCCGGTCTGTTCGACGGCAAGCGCGCGACGACGCATCACGACTACTACGACGCCTTCGAGAAGCAGTTTCCCAAGGTGAAGCTGGTGCGCGGCCCGCGCTTCGTCGACGAAGGGCAAGTGGTCAGCGCCGGCGGGCTGACCTCGGGAATGAACCTCGCGCTGCACGTCGTCGAACGCCTGCACGGCAAGAAGCACGCCGACAACGTCGCCGCGTACCTGGAGTTCGTGCGCACCGAGCGGCCCGCGGCGGAGACGGCGTAG
- the dnaG gene encoding DNA primase — MRIDDGVKREILARADIGEVIGAYVTLRKRGNDLVGLCPFHGEKTPSFHVHPDRGFFKCFGCGAAGDVFTFLQKQESVSFPDALRMLGKRYGVEVESEDPRAARVRSEKEAIYHANEVARAWFHRMLLDAREGAAARAYCANRGITGETIERFSLGFAPEGWDGLTTELRRNDVDLALAVKAGLLKPSQRGGFYDFYRDRLMIPTLATTGETIAFGGRALGDQEPKYLNTSTTPVYTKGRYLFALNVARRAAAKEDGVIVVEGYLDCIALHQAGFANAVAALGTAFTPEQARELRKIASHAILCFDADAAGSEAALKSIDVLTAEGIVASALRIPDGKDPDEFVRRNGADAFRALLAKPLAATQVKIDAEIERRGGRAQGAALARWAEETIRRLAPPEEQDRWRVYAAGRLGLSVDDLRKARLLLNPVHFAPRAGEANASRHLVPAAMERPSFEREVLAIVLDEPSLLAEYADRIPAGRFDNPRFRTLWERLREHARSLVQPSDVHALFAGDEDAAATLASVSGVVRLADTEERRAKLDRVVVRFARDDAERRYRELDERIDRLFEAGEPVPSDLRAEHAALAAELKG, encoded by the coding sequence GTGCGGATCGACGACGGTGTGAAGCGGGAGATTCTTGCGCGCGCCGACATCGGTGAGGTGATCGGGGCGTACGTCACGCTGCGCAAGCGCGGCAACGACTTGGTCGGGCTGTGCCCGTTCCACGGCGAGAAGACTCCGTCGTTCCACGTCCATCCCGACCGCGGTTTCTTCAAGTGCTTCGGCTGCGGCGCGGCCGGCGATGTCTTCACGTTTCTGCAGAAGCAGGAGTCGGTCTCGTTTCCCGACGCGCTGCGGATGCTGGGCAAGCGCTACGGCGTCGAGGTCGAGAGCGAAGACCCGCGCGCGGCCCGGGTGCGCAGCGAGAAAGAGGCGATCTACCACGCGAACGAGGTCGCGCGCGCGTGGTTCCACCGCATGCTGCTCGACGCGCGCGAAGGCGCCGCGGCGCGCGCGTACTGCGCGAACCGCGGCATCACCGGCGAGACGATCGAGCGGTTCTCGCTCGGCTTCGCGCCCGAGGGCTGGGACGGACTCACGACGGAATTGCGCCGCAACGACGTCGACCTCGCGCTGGCGGTGAAAGCCGGCTTGCTCAAACCGAGCCAGCGCGGCGGCTTCTACGACTTCTACCGCGACCGCCTGATGATCCCGACGCTGGCGACGACCGGCGAGACGATCGCCTTCGGCGGCCGCGCGCTCGGCGACCAGGAGCCGAAGTACCTCAACACCTCCACGACGCCGGTGTACACCAAAGGGCGGTATCTCTTCGCGCTCAACGTCGCGCGCCGCGCCGCGGCGAAAGAGGACGGCGTGATCGTCGTCGAGGGCTATCTCGACTGCATCGCGCTGCACCAAGCCGGCTTCGCGAACGCGGTCGCGGCGCTCGGAACCGCGTTCACCCCCGAGCAGGCGCGCGAGCTGCGCAAGATCGCCTCGCACGCGATTCTCTGCTTCGACGCCGACGCGGCGGGGAGCGAAGCGGCGCTCAAGTCGATCGACGTGCTGACGGCGGAAGGAATCGTCGCCTCGGCATTGCGCATCCCCGACGGCAAAGACCCCGACGAGTTCGTGCGCCGCAACGGCGCCGACGCGTTCCGCGCGCTGCTCGCGAAGCCGCTGGCCGCGACGCAGGTGAAGATCGACGCCGAGATCGAGCGGCGCGGCGGGCGCGCGCAAGGCGCCGCGCTCGCGCGCTGGGCGGAAGAGACGATCCGCCGGCTGGCGCCGCCGGAGGAGCAGGACCGCTGGCGCGTCTACGCCGCCGGCCGGCTGGGGCTCTCGGTCGACGATCTGCGCAAGGCTCGGCTGCTGCTCAACCCCGTGCACTTCGCGCCGCGCGCCGGCGAGGCGAACGCGTCGCGCCACCTCGTGCCGGCGGCGATGGAACGGCCCTCGTTCGAGCGCGAGGTGCTGGCGATCGTGCTCGACGAGCCCTCGCTGCTCGCCGAGTACGCCGACCGAATCCCCGCGGGACGCTTCGACAACCCGCGCTTTCGGACGCTCTGGGAACGCCTCCGGGAGCACGCTCGCTCGCTGGTGCAACCATCCGACGTTCACGCGCTGTTTGCAGGAGATGAAGATGCGGCGGCCACGCTCGCGTCGGTTTCCGGCGTCGTGCGTTTAGCCGACACCGAAGAACGGCGCGCGAAGCTCGACCGTGTCGTCGTGCGTTTTGCGCGCGACGACGCCGAGCGCCGGTACCGTGAACTGGACGAGCGGATCGACCGGCTTTTCGAAGCCGGCGAACCGGTCCCCAGCGATCTCCGCGCCGAACACGCGGCACTCGCCGCCGAGTTGAAAGGATAA